In the Dioscorea cayenensis subsp. rotundata cultivar TDr96_F1 unplaced genomic scaffold, TDr96_F1_v2_PseudoChromosome.rev07_lg8_w22 25.fasta BLBR01000825.1, whole genome shotgun sequence genome, CAAAAAAGCCCACGGAGTTGTGCCTTGTAGGGGGTTGAGTTTCTAGTTTTTGAACTAGTGAAGTGGTGTGTTAGTGGAGTGGACGCAAGTTCCGAAGCTCCACTTGCCTCACAGCGACTCACTACTCAATGAAGTGGACGTGTAGTTTTGAAGCGTAAATGGAAGGTCTCCTCTTTCTCCCTTCATGAATTCACTCGACCACTGTGCCTTTGTTCCCTCGGAACAGATTTGATGTCGTCTCCCTCACTCTACTCTTCTCTTCCGCCTTCACTGAGacaaaaaagtgaaatgaaggCAGAAGAGAAGAGTTCACTACTACTTTTTTTAGGTCGACGTGAAGTCTGCGAGTGTAGGACGAAGGACTTTTTCGTTATCGTACAGGAGTTACATAAGAATTTATCTGACATTCCTCGTTCCCGAATTCacccaaaattaatttatcCTTTGAATTACTAAAAGAATTTTCTTTCGCACCGGAAACTATTCTAGGAGAAGTTCGAATCCGTTCCGTTCGGATATTGATCGGTCTTGGTTTGACATGGTTTACGCGTTACTGGTTTCCGGAAGAGTCAATTTCTCCATTAGCTAAACCCTTTCTTACCCTACCTTTGGACTCGTATTTTGTTCGTACACAATCAACGGAGGCCTCCCCGACATATGTGGCAACGTCTCCAATAGCATGTTCTTACTTCGTCTTTCCCTTAATAAGTCATCAAATTTGGTGCTTTTCGATCCCCAGTTGCTATGGGGAACAAAGGACGAAATACAATCGATTCCTCCATTTAAGCGGTTTTCGCTTCTCCTTGTTCCTGTTCCTAACTCCTCCCTGGGTAGTTCCCAATGTTTGGCACTTTTCATACTTCGTGGGTGCAACATCAACAAATTCGCTCATGATCAAGTTACAACCTAAGATCTATGACCATATTATGTTAACTGTTCGTATTTCGTTCATTCCATCGGTATGCTCTCAGGTACCTGTAATTGTGATCCGTTTGCCAGAACCAAGGGGTCTTTCTGTGGAAACCTCCACGAGCAATCGTCGTTTTTTGATGGTTTTTCCGCTTATCACAGCTGCTCTTTCCACACCTCCGGATATCTGGTGCCAAATCGTCGCCCGTTTCCCTATTTCTTCGATAATAGAGTTGGCTATCTCTGTGGCATCGATTGTACAAGTTCGTGAAGAGGGCTGGACAAGTAGAATGAGGGAAAAGCGGCTCGATCGACAAAAAAGAGGAGTAGAGTAGCCCCCCTAGAACCTGGCAAAAGTGACTATCAATGAATTCCcgagcaattaaaaaaaaaaaaaagattcccCGAATTGAACCAATTCCCCGGCTGATGAGACGCGCCCCCATATATTGGTTGGGGCATTACAGACCAAAGAAAGGCATGGCTTACTTTGTTTGAGGGAAGTTAAAGAACATGCG is a window encoding:
- the LOC120255080 gene encoding LOW QUALITY PROTEIN: uncharacterized tatC-like protein ymf16 (The sequence of the model RefSeq protein was modified relative to this genomic sequence to represent the inferred CDS: deleted 1 base in 1 codon), with the translated sequence HSSFPNSPKINLSFELLKEFSFAPETILGEVRIRSVRILIGLGLTWFTRYWFPEESISPLAKPFLTLPLDSYFVRTQSTEASPTYVATSPIACSYFVFPLISHQIWCFSIPSCYGEQRTKYNRFLHLSGFRFSLFLFLTPPWVVPNVWHFSYFVGATSTNSLMIKLQPKIYDHIMLTVRISFIPSVCSQVPVIVIRLPEPRGLSVETSTSNRRFLMVFPLITAALSTPPDIWCQIVARFPISSIIELAISVASIVQVREEGWTSRMRESGSIDKKEE